The genomic region CAAATCATGTTTTATGGTAGTTTCCTCCACCTCCGGCATTGCTGCTGGGAAAGGATAGAACTCCATTCTAGCTGTAGCGAAATCAATCTTTCTGCCGTCTTTTAAAGTGATAGTAGCAGTGCCAAATTTTTCGTATTCTTTGATCTCTCCACCTAAATACTTTACTATCTTATGGGCAAAAGAAATCGCATCTTGCTCTACCACAATATCAATATCAAGATTGGGTACACCAAGTAATAAATCTCTGACAAAGCCACCAACGGCATATGCTTTGTAACCTTCTTTTTGTGCCTTTTGACCAATCAACCATAACAAACCCTGTAGTTTTTTGGGCAATCGGGTGTTAATTACTTCCATCAAATTTTCACTTTCTTGAGCCATGCTATAATCATTGAAAGTATATAAAGGCTTATGCCATCTAGGGGCTTGTTTGCCATGAATGACCTTTAACACGTCGGTTCTGGTGATTATACCGATCATTTTATCGCTTTCATCCACCACTAAAAGCCTGCCGATATCATAGTGGGTTAACTTCTGTCTCACAGTCTTAAGACTTGAGTCTGGGGAAATTGTCACCACGTTAGTGGACATAAACCCTTTTACAGGAGCATGAGTCAACTTATGATGTATAGCCTTATCAACATCTGTCCTGGATATTATGCCCAACAACTTATCATTTTCAACTACCGGCAATCCTGTATGACCATACCTTAGCATAACTCTGCTGGCTTCATTGATGGAAATATCAGGACCAATTGTTTTAACATGATTTGTCATAACATCTTTTGCGGTAAGAGGAGATGGCAGTTTATTAAGTAAAGAGATAAACTCATGCTTTATAGCCGCTAAGTCTTTATCTTTGATTGTAGCTGCAGCGGACTGTGGGTGTCCTCCGCCTCCCATCTCAACAATGGGCTGGGAAATAGGAAGGTTTTCGTTAAAGCTTCTGCCTATTACATGAATTCTATCAATCATTTTTACCAAGGTAAAAACAGCATCTACATCTTCTATTTTACCAAGCTTATGTGTTAACTCTCCTACTCCTCCAATAAACTCGTCTAAAGAGGCAGTACAAACTACTACGTTCCAGCCATTAAAATCATAGTTTTCCATGTTATCCATAAGCGTTTCTAAAAGCGTTTTTTGATTTTCTGTTAAGGGTTTCGATATATACTGGCTGACTAGTGATAGCTTGGCACCATTTTCTAAAAGAAATGCCGCTGCTTTTACATCTCTAGGAGTGGTCTGGGCAAAAGTTAAATTGCCAGTGTCTTCATAGATGCCTAAAAGAAAAGTAGTAGCTTCAAAGGGAGTTAATTCAACATTGTTTTGCTGAATTTCTTCTATTAGTAAAGTAACAGTTGCACCTACCTCTTCAACTTTTCCCTGCGGAACTTTTTCACCTGATAAGGGGTGATGATCAAAAACAATTACTTCAATGGATTCTTCCCTCAAAAGAGCAGATAAAGTGCCTATCCTTTTAGAGGACAATGTATCTACAATAATTAGTTTTTCTACTTGCTTAGGATCTATTTCAGAAGGAGCTTTAAAATCTAATACGTCTTTATGTAATGAAATATATTCTTTTACATTCTTTTTTACCTTTCCTGCTAACACCATTTTTGTCTTAGGATATAGCTTTGTACAGGCTAACATCGAAGCAAAGCCGTCAAAATCAGTGTTTACGTGAGTAGTAACTATATTCACAGGCTACCACCTCCAAATATATGTAGTTTTAACTTAATTAAGTATATCATATCGCCCGACTGCTTAAAAGCGTTTAAAGTTATGGATACTTGCAATGGCTTATGAATTTAAAAAGGGGCTGTCTCATAAGAGGAATATTTCCCCTATAAAGAGACAACCCTTTCTATTAACTACTTATCTTTTCTTGTTTTAGCGGTTGAAGGTACTTTTGACATTTGTCACCCCAACTTCCTACGATGATGCCATTTCTCTTTAGGTTAACTACCTCGCAGTTATTCCCACAATCGTTACAGTTAAAAGATGTAGTTGTAAAATCATCATCTATTGCTTCTACGCCTAGAAACTGTGACTTTACAGGACGGTGGATACATGCTAGGTGTGCAGATCCAAAGGCGCCCATAACATCAAAGTGAGTTGGTATTAGTATTTTTTGCTCCAACTCTTTTTCAAAGGCCGCTACAATACCAGGGTTAGCCGCTACCCCTCCTTGGAACATTATTGGTGATTTGATATCTTTACCCTTACCAACATTGTTTAAGTAATTTCGTGCCAGCGATGTGCATAGACCGGCTAGTATATCAGCAATGTTGTTGCCTAATTGCTGCTTGTGAATCATGTCTGATTCAGCAAAGACAGAACAACGACCAGCTATTCTTAATTCTGTAGTAGATTCTAAAGCAATACGCCCAAAATCCTCTATGCATATTCCCAGTCGCGCCGCCTGTTGATCTAAAAAAGAACCGGTACCAGCTGCACATACACTATTCATGGCAAAGTCTGTAACTATAGAGTCGTTAAGCACGATTATTTTGGAATCCTGCCCTCCTATCTCTATTACCGTCCTTACATCTTTATCATGTTTTAAAGCTCCTACAGCATGGGCTGTAATCTCATTTTTGACAACGTCGGCTCCAATCATTGCTGCCGCAAGCTTCCTTCCACTGCCAGTTGTCCCCACAGATAGCACAGGGTTATCCTTTGTAAATCTGCTAACAGCATCAAACCCTTTTTTTATAGCCTCAATTGGCCTTCCCTGAGTCCTAATATATTCTTTTGATAGGAGGTTCTGATTATCATCTAAAACCACTATGTTAGTAGAAACAGATCCTACATCTATTCCTATAAACACTCCTTTACCCATAGAGCTTCACCCCTTCACTTTGCATTTTTTTCTGACATATCAAATCCACGTAAGCCTCCAGTCTGGTGTCAATACCCGCTTGAGCGGAATGCTCATCCAAGGATAAGGTTAAAACTGGAATCTTTTTGTCTTTTGATACCTTGCTTATTATTCCTTGCGCAAGTATTTCTGGAGTGCAGGTAAATGGATACACTTGAATAACTCCGTCGAATCCTTGGTCCTTTGCTTTAACCGTTTGCGCAACTGTCTCCTGCCCATGCCCACCAACCATTTGGTCTAAGTAAGCCTTAGCTAAGCGAGCCGTTTCTTTTTCTTTTAAAATTGGAATCATATCTTTAAGCACATGTCCATCAAACCATTCACCTAAATATATAGTCCGTTCAACCTCTACACCTAATTTGGCTAACTTTTCTTCTATATATAAATTTGCTGCCGGTTCGCAAACTAAGTATATTTCACCTAAAAATTTTATCCTAGCTTTTGGTTGGATCTTTTGTAGTTTTTCAAGCTTATATTTATAGTGATCATACAACCCTTTGATAAATTCCACATCTTTAATAGGTTCCACTCGCTTTACAAATTGTTCATAGATTTTAAAGCTTTTAATCTCCCCCATCTCTCTAGGGGCCGTTTTTAAAGTTACCTGGTGTAACCTATCTAAATATTTTTGTTTTGTCAGCGCTATATAGACGTAGCTAATAACTTTATGCCAAGGTGTTTTATTTCGCAGCTTGTTGATGGTTGTATAAGCTTGTCTAGGATATCTCGCAGGAGGCTCAATAATATATGAATCGAACTTATACCCCATCTGGGACAAAGCACCTTTCTGTAGGTATCCATAGTAGCCAAAACGACAAGGTCCTACTCCGCCTGCCATTAATATACTATCAGCACCATTATCAAGAGCTTCTATAAAACTCCCTGTTGTTATTTTAAGAGGAAAGCAGGCTAACTCAGGAGAGTTTTTAGTTCCAACTGCTATAGTATTTTCTGTTATCTTTGGGGGCTTAATAACGTCATGTCCCATCCAATGCAATAGGTTACCTATAGACACGTGACTTGTTCCAAATCTTGGAAATGTTATGCCCATAGTTTCTCCCTCCTTAACATAAGAAGATCCATAAAAGCCTCGATTCTAGTAATTAGTCCTGCTTCTGCGCTGTGCTCATCTAAAGTTAAGAACATTATTGGAGTTTGTCTTCTTTTTTTACGATGCTGCTCAATTATCTCAGTTACAAATGAGTGAGGTCCACATCCAAACGAAGTAACAACTATAATTCCTTGAACTTCTCCCTTTTCCATAGAGCTTAAAGCAGCTGCCGCTATCTCTTCACCATAACTCCAAAAAAGAGGCTTGGGAAGTAAATCTTTTCCCATTTTCAACTCTACATCAGTATAGTCCTCCACAGTTTTAACATCTGCATAATTTTTCACCTTTTCCAAAATACCCGAATTTAAGCCTGGGTCGTAAATATTATAACTATGACCTAAAACAGCAACGTTAACTTCTTTATTCATTACTTTTTGTTTTTTGGGCTTTTTATCGTTTAGTTTGTTAATTGTTTTTCTTATTTTTGTAGGTGAGATATCTAATTCTCTACTTAACTCCACACAGAATTTTTTCAATCCATTATTTGTTCTTAAGTCTATCCTAGGTGATATTAGCTTAGGTAGATGCGGCATCAGACTTAAGCAATATTCAGGCAGTCCTAAAAATTTAGGGCATATGTATTTCTTCTTTTCGATAGCCACGACTCTAGGCAAAAAAATAGCATCAACACCAGCATTTGCAAGATAATCTAAATGTCCTAAGCCTGCCTTAACAGGTAGGCAGGCTTCATCGATAGAGAAACTATTTCCTCTTTTTATAAATGCTTTAGTAGTAGGAGGAGAGATCAAAGTTTCAACTCCCAAAATATTAAAAAATTCTTCTACTTTCTCAGAAACGTTATAATATAGCAAGGTTTTTGGAATACCTATCAACTTATTCTTCATAAATAACATCCTCCAGTTAAACTCCGTTAATTTTTAAAATTTCTTCAATAGCTTTTATCGTTACAGGGACACCTTCTGCTATAGAGTCTTTACCACACATCTTGCCTATATCACCAATGCCAATTATATTATCTATACCCAAACTTTCTAAGTTCTCAACTGTATCTCCGTAAATTTTGTTGTCAGAAACCTCTACGCCGTCTTTATCAACACCATGAGATACAAAATCACCTGTTAAGGTAATTGACTTATCAGGGTTGATTGGCTCAACTGCTGGACTGTTTGATGCCACAGCTAATGCCCCAATAATCTCTATATCCTCTTGATTGACAAGGTATTCTGTTACTCTTTCTCCTTTTCCTTGTCCAGCCCGACCTCTATCATCTACCATAACCAGCACCGTCAAACCTTCACTTTCCATCACAAGGTCTTTAATCTCTTTTCCTTCTAGCTCAGTTGGGTTGCCCGCAGAACTAGAAATACATCTTAAGTTTAATTTCTCTGCAGCTTTTTCAACACACGATTTGGCAACTTTGTCGCCGTCTGTTACTATTATCACTTTCTTTTTCACATCTACTTCCTCCCCATAATTTGTGTTAAACAAATTCTATATTCTAATAACTTGATAATACTTATCATAAGAGCTAATTAAAGGGGGACTGACATGACGAATAAAGCATAATAATCATGCCAGTCCACCTTGTATTAAAATAATTATTAAATACATCTTTACTTGCAAGAGCGATATGGATATTATATCCAAGGTAACTGCGTTTATCCCTTTGGGTTAAAAAACAGGGCAAAGAAAAATGCAAAGATAATAGCAGAGGTAATACCGGTACTTGTCAACTCGAACATACCGGTTAATACACCCACTATGCCAGTGCTAGCTGCTTCCGACATAGCTCCTTGGGCTAAAGAGTTTCCAAACGAAGATATAGGTATACTAGCGCCAGCGCCAGCAAACTCAATAAATGCTGGATAAATTCCAAGACCTCCTAAAATTCCTCCTGCTACTACAAATCCTGAAAGTACATGGGCAGGGGTAAACGGAGTTAAGTCTAGTAGCAGCTGGCCAATAACACATATAGCGCCACCTACTAAAAAAGCTATGATGTATTCCATTAGCTTTCCTCCTTATTCTCTATAATAACGCCATGGGCTGTAGATGGCACAGCTTCTCCCTGTTGAAAGGTAGTAGGACTTAATAAAGCTCCTGTAGCAACTACAATTATTTTTTTATACTGTTTTTGTTTTAAGTAGTACCCTAGTGTCATCAGCGCCGAGCATGCACAACCGCTCCCACCTGCATTTACAGAAGGGTCTTCACCATATATCTCAACGCCACAGTCTACATAGTTAGTACCCAAAAAGTACCCAGCTTCATTTAGTAAGTCCTTTAAAATCTTACCTCCAACTTGACCTAAATCGCCTGTTAAAATAAGATCAAAGTCTTCTGGGCTTTTCTGAGTATCATCTAAAATATTCTTTAAAGTATCAGCAGCAGCTGGCGCCATAGCACTTCCCATATCATAAGGATCTTTAATTCCTTTATCTAGCACCTTTCCAACTGTAAAATGTGTTATCTTAGGGCCGGATTTATTTGCCTCTAGCACAGTACTGCCAGCTCCTGTAACTGTATGCTGTGAATATCCAGGAGGCTTTCCTCCATATTCTGTTGGAAATCTAAATTGTCTTTCAGCAGCTGCATAATGGCTTGAGGTAGCTGTTACTACTCTTTTTCCACACCCAGCCTCTAAAAGTGTGGATCCGACAATCAACCCTTCTACAAAGGTGGAGCAAGCACCGTATAAACCTAAAAAAGGAATGGAAAGATCGGATGCTGTAAAACTTGAGGTGATAATCTGATTTAATAAGTCTCCAGCTAAAAATATATCAACATCATCTGTTTTTAATTTATTATTTTTTAAAGCTTTTTCTACAGCTTCTGTCATTAACTTTTTTTCTGCTTTTTCAAAGCTTTTCTCACCACAGGTCATTTCTGAGTATGTAATATCAAAGTATTGACCATAAGGACCTTTTTTTTCTTTGGGCCCAGAAACAGTGGCAGACGAGACTATATTAATTTCAGTATCTAATTGATAGGTCCAGTTCCCAACTTTTTTTGCCATGAAATCCCTCCTATAAAATAGCTGATATTACACCAATGATAAACGCCGTAACCACTCCAAAAACTATAACAGAACCAGCTAGTGAAAACATTTTGCCCCCAACCCCCAACACAAAGCCCTCTTTTTTAAACTCCAAAGCAGCACTAACCATAGAGTTAGCAAAGCCCGTTACAGGAACTGCAGTTCCTGCTCCAGCAAACTTTGCTATCCGGTCAAACACCCCCAAAGCTGTCAATAATCCACCTAAAAAAATTATTGTTGCTACAGTAGGGTTAGCTGCATCAGTTTGGGAAAACCCAAAAACATTTATAAAAAAATTTTGTATAGCTTGCCCGATAGCACATATTAATCCACCCACCCAAAAAGCATTGAGACAGTTTTTAAAAAGAGGGGTTTTAGGATGATGCGTTTTAACGTATTGACTATAGGTTTGCTTTTGTTGTTGATTGCTTTGCTTTTTGTTTGACATATAATCTAACTCCTCCTAAACTTTGCTAATAATATTTTCGGCATAAAACAGCCTATATATTCATTTAAAAAAGCTTAGCACCAGGCACCCTTAGGTTAGCGCTAAGCTATCTTAACTTTATTTATCTGTCCATTACTGGGAAGGCGACTTTTACATTTGCTTTATATTCAACAAGCTTTCCTTCCTCTACTCTTGCAGTTAGATTCAGCACTTCAACGCCTGAAATCCCATCAACACTTTTTGCTGATTTTGCCACTGCATTTTGAATAGCGTCTTCCCAGCTTTTCGGTGATTCTCCTACTAACTCAATAACCTTCGTTACTGTATCAATCATTTTTTAACCTCCTATAATTTATTGAATTTGAGGTAGTAACCAGTAAAGAAGCGAACCTAAAGTTTTGCCTAAGATAAGAGCAACTAGCAAAATCCTTACATAGTTTATCAACCCTAACCTAAGTGCTATTATCGGCAAAACATTTAATACTTCTGTCAAAGCAGCTGTCAGCATCCCTACAAAAATTCCCATTAACGCTCCTAAAAAGATAGCGGAAAAACCTGGCAACCACATTTCTATATCTAATACAGTCACCAAGGTCCCTAATACCGCCCCAAAGGTGATGGCAGTTTCTAGGATTATCTTTTGTCTTATCCTAAGAAGTTGCGCGACCCTAGGAATAACATCTAAAACAGCTAAAAACGCTGCTAAGGAGGTCCCTACAATGACACCACTGGCTATTCCTATAAAGCCGAAGGTAAAATAGTAGCCTACGCTGCTAATCATCTTTTTTTGTGCTTGCTTCTTTGGTTAAATATTTATTTACATTTTGGTTATATAAAAACATCTCTACCTCTAATGGACTAGGCTCCTGCCTTTTTTTAAGTTTCCCAATATGGTTAAAAAATATAACCATACCTACGCCAATGCCCAAGGAGTATGGCACCTGCAGCATCAGAGGATGGGGCTCATTTTCACCTGTTAACAAGTGAAATATTTGTCTGTGCACAAGTGGCATGCTTACATCTGCGTGAAAGCTCATTATAGCAAGTCCTGAGCCTATAAATATAATTAACCAAGCAACAACTAAGGCAAATATGTGTCTTCCCATTAATCCCTTAATCTTATGGCTTACGACCTCCACTATTATTCCATCTTTGCCTAGCAAGTCAAAGTGTAGATTGGGGAATTCTTTAATAAGCTGCTGAATAATGTCTAAGGCGGAGATTATTTTAATACCTGTTTTTTCTGTATTTACCTCTATAGGAAACTTGAGAAGTTTTTCCTTTTTTTCCGTTTCCGCCATAACTACATCTGCTATATCTTCTAGATAAACTGTTTGGTTTTTGACAACAGTTATCCTTTCCTTATAATGAATATAAACTAACATCTATCAATCACCCACTCTTTATAAAGGTTAACCCTTATTACTCCATTTGGCAGCTCTTCCTCCGAAGGGCTAGTCCTAAAAAGGTAGAATATAAAACTAAGTGTCAAAATCAAAAAAATAGAAATTACTAACCATTGCCATCGAGATAATAGCAATTTTTTTCACCTCCCAATTATTTTTAGTATTCCATAAAAACAAAAAAGGTATAACATAGGCGTAAAATCGCCATGTTATACCTTTTTATTGTGCAAAGTCTTTAAGCTTTTGAATTATTTTCTTTTCTAAACGTGAAACTTGGACCTGTGTCATATCTAAGATTTGAGCAATTTGGCTTTGTGATTTTTCCTTAAAATACCTTAAAATTATAACCTTGCGCTCTATTTCATTTAAGCCAGTTAATATTTCCTTTAAAAATATCTTATTATCAAGCTTTTTAGAGAAATAACTATCCTTAAGCTGATCTTTGAGATAAAAATCATCTTCTTCTCCTACCGGTTGTTCCAATGATTGAATTGGCTGAAGGGCGTCTAAAGCAACAACAACATCTTCCACCGTCATATCTAAATGGCTAGCAATTTCACTTATCTGTGGTGTTCTATTTAGCTTTTGAGTTAGTTCTTCCTGTGCTTCCTTAACTAATTTTGATTGTCCCATTTGTTTTCTGCTAATTTTAATGGGGTTATTGTCTCTGAAGTACATCTTTATTTCACCAATTATTTTTGGAAAAGCATATGTGGAGAAACTAACATTTTGTTTATGATCAAAAGAGTCTATGGCTTTCAGTAATCCTATACACCCTATTTGAAAAAGGTCCTCACTGTCATAAACACCTCTGTACCGTTCAACTACTTTGCCGACAAGCCTCAGGTTATGGTTTAACAACGTCTCTCTTGCTTGCTCATCTCCATTGTGATATCGTTCAAAAAGGTCTAAAACCTCTTGTTTAGAGAGTAATGGATACTGGTTAGCTCTTTGGAAATTAGATTGCATATCTATATCCCCTTAGTTTTGATTTGGTGAGGGAACAATCTTTTTACGCATAGTGATTTGTGTGCCTGATCCGGATTTAGAAAGTATTTCAACCTCATCCATAAAGTTTTCTATTATTGTAAATCCCATCCCCGATCTTTCTAATTCTGGCTTAGATGTATACAGAGGTTCCCGTGCTTGCTCTATATCATCAATTCCTCTCCCAGCATCCTTTACTTTTATCTCCACCACATCACCTTCTATTTTAGCAGACAGAAATAACTCACCCATCTCGCTTTCATAACCATGTATAATCGCATTAGTAACTGCCTCTGAAACAGCTGTCTTAATATCATTTATCTCTTCCACAGTTGGATCTAATTGTGAGGCAAAGCTTGCTATAGTAACTCTAGCAAAAGATTCATTTTTAGATAAGCTAGGTATTTTTAACTCCATATAATTTTCCAACTAATACTCCTCCTTTACTGCCTTTATAGCTATTTTTAAATCAGGATAACACTTTATTATTTTGTCCACTCCTGAAAGGTTAATTACTTTTTTTATATTTGGTCTCAATCCGCACAGTATCATCTTGCTTTTTTTAGCCCTAAGCTCTTTGTACCTTCCAAGTATTATACCTAATCCTGAACTATCCATAAAAGTTAGCTTACTGCATTCGAGTATCAAGTTTCCTGCTAAATCTTTTTCAATTTCTTTTTTAAGTTCCTTCTTTACATGTTCTCCACTATGGTGGTCTAGTTCCCCTCTTAGCTCTGCAATCACACAATTATTCTTGTAGCTAAATGTAACCTCCAAATTTCTCCCCCCTGTGCTTACTTTTGTTTAAGATACATTTCGCCATAAACTATTTTTTTCCTGCTATTTATAAAAAAAGACTTGCATCAAAGCCGCAAGTCTTTTGCTACTTTTTCTTCTTAGCCTACCTAACCGTCCTTAAAAGCTCTTTTAATGACCGACCAAACAACTGAAAAGTACCTGCCTGGGTTATCTCTTCCTCAACTATTAAGTCAAACTTTTCGATAACCGTCCCATCTCTTTTAACCTCTAACACACCCACTGTTTCTCCATTTGAAATTGGCGCATTTAGACGTTTAGGTAAATCTATATTGGTGCTTATTTCTCCTTCTTGTTTTTTATCTAATAATAGAGAAATATTATCCTTTGCTTTTACATCAACTGTACTTTTACTACCCTTCTCAACTTCTATAGTCTTTATACTTTCTCCTTGAGTATGCAGTGTTTGGGTCTTATAGTTTCCAAAGCCATAGTTTAACAGCTGACTAGTTTCTTTAAGCCGTTGGTCAGGAGAAGGTGATTTTAAAATAACAGCTAAAAATCTAGTATCATCTCTTAAGGCCGTTGCCGAAATGCAATGCCCCGCCTTTGTTGTCCACCCTGTCTTAAGACCATCTGCACCAGGGTAGTTTATTAAAAATTTAAGATTAGTATTTGATAGATATACATCACCTAAAAACTCCGTATCCCATTCTACTGTCGCCCACTTATGAACCATAGGGTATTTAAGTAGTTCTCTTGACACTAACGCTACATCGTAAGCAGTACTAAGGTTTTCCTCCTCATCTATCGGAAGCCCCGAAGGATTTAAAAAGTTCGTGTTTTTCATC from Proteinivorax hydrogeniformans harbors:
- a CDS encoding anti-sigma factor antagonist (This anti-anti-sigma factor, or anti-sigma factor antagonist, belongs to a family that includes characterized members SpoIIAA, RsbV, RsfA, and RsfB.), whose amino-acid sequence is MEVTFSYKNNCVIAELRGELDHHSGEHVKKELKKEIEKDLAGNLILECSKLTFMDSSGLGIILGRYKELRAKKSKMILCGLRPNIKKVINLSGVDKIIKCYPDLKIAIKAVKEEY
- a CDS encoding D-alanyl-D-alanine carboxypeptidase family protein yields the protein MRKILICILIAVVCFSGTQIAFGQEFELECEAALLMEPVTGKVVFEHEAHKPFPIASITKVMTLLLAVEAIEEGKVSLDDMVVASQRAAEMGGSQIFLEKGQKVSLENLLIAVASGSANDASVAVAEHVGTSVEGFVEDMNAKARELGMKNTNFLNPSGLPIDEEENLSTAYDVALVSRELLKYPMVHKWATVEWDTEFLGDVYLSNTNLKFLINYPGADGLKTGWTTKAGHCISATALRDDTRFLAVILKSPSPDQRLKETSQLLNYGFGNYKTQTLHTQGESIKTIEVEKGSKSTVDVKAKDNISLLLDKKQEGEISTNIDLPKRLNAPISNGETVGVLEVKRDGTVIEKFDLIVEEEITQAGTFQLFGRSLKELLRTVR